aGATGCAGAAgtaatataaataaaataaaatatactctgtaagtgtctcaggacaacagggacgagaaaatacGTGACAGTATATTATTTGTAATCCAAGTTCTTCGAAAAGGAATTAAGATAAGCCAACAGGCTAGTTCAATTCTGTGGGAtcataaaattgcaataaaaaaaatcttaatctccttttaaatgaatatatggaGGGGGcattttttaatataattattCAGAAAACTCAAATAAGTTGGGCCAgtataaataagtgtgttcttaatcagtatcaagttgatgaaatgtgtgattttcatgaaaagttttttttttttttgggggggggggggtgttagtcaagtgctctttcataacgCTAGAAAAGTGAAGTTTGGTGGAATCccctttatgttgttttttttttatattgttgtccataacctctagtagtctcctcattcataacggttccaacaccaaaacttcaacAATCGAcatcgactgtccgattttcctcaaactttcattgatgtgttctactaatgttgctgctctcactcattccacatttctctttgggatTTGATTTCCTTTAACCTGGGCGTATCAGTGTGGACAGCAGTCGTGGAGGGTGTAATCTGGACGGCAGGATTCGCACAGAACCAACACCAAAACAGACagacatgtaaacaaacaaacgtctGGATACCAAGCTATAACCAGGCTACCATAGCACAAGCAGTTGACACATcagaaaaagggggggggggggagagagagagagagcgggggggggggggagttggagagagagggagagagagagagggagttggagagagaaaggaaggggCGTTGCTTAATGTGTAACTGTTACAAGGTTGATCTAGTATTTTGTCAcgcataataattattgttaaatTGTAATGCAGTGCATAGGTCTATTTACGTCAGAAtggctttgaatatatttcCGAAAATAACAGATTTCAGAATAACAGAATTCAGCTGCAGCCGCAGCGGAAGTAAACACTGGTTGCACTAACTTCAAATTATAAGTACTGTGACCTTTTCTGGATAGACAACAAGCCAAACAAAAGCGAGCAAATATTCTATCTATGTCCTGTCAGAAATCAATAACGATCATGACAGAAACAACATCAATGAAATTCATTGTTCAAATTCCACATAATTCTGATGATGACCCAATATTTTGCGTCGTTGTCTTACACTCGAAATATGGCACAGACTTTTTAGTTGCCATGAAAACACTTGAGTATATGCTGTTTAATTGATATAGAACCGAAACAGGTTGACAGACATAAACAAAGCTTAGTCTTATCAGAATTTAAAgtaaaccaaaacccaaagggaaatgtggattgagtgaaagcagcaacattagtaaaacacattagtgaaagtttgaggaaaatcggacagtcgatgcaaaagttatgattttttaaagctTTGGTGTTCGAACTATTGGACAAGGGtcttgagtttatgacatcatgtgtggacaatataaagaaaatattaagaaaattcaacatgctgtCACATTTCTActgcgtaatgaaagagcatttgacttaccgctttcagaaagcagggggaataattactaccattaacataattatgtcagtatcaagatttcttcatattgttgtccacaaatgacgtcatgaaccctagtagtctccttatccagtcattactACACCAACACGTTAAaaaaataacttttgcatcgatagtctgattttcctcaaacttttactgatgtgtataatgatgctgctttcactcaatccacattgctcttttaTTTGGGTTATggtttccggggggggggggggaagcacaaacaaaacaaacacccccccccacacacacacacacacaaagatgacAGCAATTCAAACTGTGGTTTCGAGGTACCATTGGAAGGAAACGCCCACCTCTTTCCGgttattgataatgatattacaaCACACGGTGTGATAACTTAGCACACGCGATTTCATTTACATCGTAATCGATGATCAAGGTAAAACCACAACGCACATAGTCGAACGAAATACACTAAAACCAAACATGACATTCGGGTGGTATAAGAATGCTTACAAGAAGGATTTCTTCCAGACATGAATAGCTGTAATGTCTTAGTTTAATGCAAAACCTATATTTTATGGTAGGAATACTGTTTACGAGCCCACGGAGAAGTTACAGGGCTCGATATTGGCAATAGCCAGGTGTCTGAGGCACATCAAaccacaatatatatatatatatatatatatatatatatatatatatatatatatatatatatatatatatctatatctatatctttatatatatatatatatatatatatatatatatatatatatatatatatatatatatatatatatatatattatatatggtCGCCAACATTTCCAAAAGCatacattttggtggcccagtCAGGCAACTTATAGAATTTAAGATAGATTACTATGATTGTATTTCCCGAAAGAGCCACCAGAGGAGAAAAAAGGTTAGTATCGAGCCATGATATATTATACAGTACCTGCTGGTATCACGGTATCAAGTGCCATGAATCGTTTCATAATATCATACTGTGTTGGAaataaaatagatgaaaagaaatgaaaatcaaaatgaaatgcgCTCCCCAAAATAAGTACACCGGATTTGATCCTCCCTGAGTCCCTACACATCCCCGCACGTCTCCTCTGAGGGGAAAggtatatgttttgttttttagccaccccccccccccaaaaaaagggggaatgGCACTAGTAATAATGATATGGCTACTATCTAAGTATCGCCAGCCTTCATCGATGGGTTCCTTTGATAGCAACTCGACTTGGGACTAAATTTACGCATTTTGAGATTAAACGCAAGTCATTTTAGGAACCGACCTGCGTGCGATTTGGACGTGTTTTTGATTTTCCGAGTCGAGTTTGAACGCAAAGCTTATACCAACGAGGCCATGGTCTTACTATGACTGTGAATAATAATACACGTTTTTCAACTTTGCCAAACAGTCATCCCTGTGCAGACACTACTATGTAGATTGTGTATATACCAGTATGATTGTTttaaaaatagagaaaataaaatcaatcaacgAACGTCCCAGCCGGGCGTCGCAGCCACGAAATGAAAGTAGCTGCTTTTAGTGAATGTAGGATGTCATTTTTCTTAATGCAATGGAGTACGGGTTAAGATACCGAAAAGAAACTCCAGATCGATATGATTACGTCTTTAGTGAAAAAAGTCCGATTTTGCTAGAGGTTTCTGTTTTGCTGTATGACCTTGATCTACACAGTGACCTTCTCTGAGGTAGATTGACCTCGGATGGCTGACAGCTTGACTGAATAAAAGTGGACGTTGGACCTAATTCTAATTCCGCTGCCTTCATGAGAGTTCCATCACAAAACGAATTAACTCCGTTCTTGTTGATTTGAGATATGTGCGAATACACACTCTGCTTAAAATAATTAAAACATGGGATATTTTTCAATCAAAACAACGATAAATTTCCTTGTTGGGAtgtaacaaaataataatgagttATCACTGgtacgttttgttttgttctgtttcatGATGAACTAATTTAGAGTGTTTCAAAACGGCTCTTGACCAGTTCAGAGGTCAAATTCTTCAGTATATGATACGGCAAATTAatcgaaaagaaaagaggatCGTAGAAGCCATCCAATACACTCACACATAAAGTCATTCTCATCTTATACCCAAGTCTTTTGGCGAGACTAACATgatgcaatacatgtatgaagTAAAGGACAAGCCGCGAAGTTTCTCAGATTCATACATATTGGATCGAAACTCAGCTATATCACGCAGTTTacccaaaacaaaacgaatACTTTGAATGAATAATACTATTCCTCGATCCTGCCGATGGGTGCAAGTGCTGATGGTTAAATGCAATAACACTCGACTGAATAAAGTAAGCGTTCTACATAAGCAAAGAGTGGGTGTGTCATtaagctttggatatctctgtaTAAAGGCAAAGCTAAATCCccggaaacaaacaaacaaacaaacaaacaaacaaacaagtaaatacATAAACGTACCCGGACTACGTTATAAAATATTCCATCAATATAGGTGAGCCGTTATTTAAGTTCATTCCGTAGAACGCAAGGCAATTACAATAATATTATAGGCTTACAGGTGGACTATTAAAGCTTCCTAGCTTTTTTCGTTCAAGGATTtcaccagggccccgtttcatgaaacttgttatcaataacaagttacaatagtcgttataagctactgaaatccttgcatgtgattggctgagagcaaatttgtcatagaaatgtggcagttgttactgataacaagtttcatgaaacggggCCCACTGGGCCCAGGAATCGTGGGGCGAGGGTCACCATATTTCCCGTAATAAACCTGTAATTCAATGTACTAGTTCTTATACTCGAGGCTGAACAGTTACGTTCCAACTATTTCCCACGGAAACTGAATATTGTGAGTTTGATTCTTGTGCAAGTTGCTCCGTCAAGCAGGACGCAGAATCACGCTGTTATCTTCCATAGTTTTTGCGTTTACATTCGTGCTGTCATAGAGAGAATGATGTGAAAGTGTCGTGAGTGCGTtggaattacaaaaaaaaaaaaaagttttacagGTTTCAAGtttcacatttattttccacAACCTTACAACTATGAATGCAATCCATCACCAAGCCCCAACACTTTATCGTAGAagagataataatgattaaaaaaagaaaatcggaGAGGAGCCGTGTAAAGATTAACAAAGCCATCTTGGTAAGAACTAATGATGGTGATTTTTCCCAACTACACCTCATTTAGAGGCTTACTTTCTTTTAACTTCAGGGGGACTATGATTATTTTTGATCCGGCTAATTCAGAAAATACCTACATTTTTTTTAGGGTTAAAACTGTAAAATTCTCTTAAGACATGTAAGAGGGCCTCTGAGTAGACCTAAACCAGGGAGAGGGGAACTCCCACCTCCCTGCCTAAACTGAATGACCggatgcacgtcacgagttcgacacccacgaatcattatacagcccatgagtcatacagcccatgaagcAAACCGAGGCCCACGATACCGACACGTTAAGCCCCGTGCTGTAATGTCGAattcgtgggctgtttttacctatatCATAGAGGTAGTGTCGAACGCATGGACCTCATTTTTCGAgcgtcaaactcatgggctgtatgactcatggacatTTTTCATTGTCGAAGTCGTAGACTGTGTGACTCGTGAGTGTGGTCTCGTGTGATGACCCCGAATCGCCATGGGTGAGCAGGTTGTAAATTTATAGACTCCGCAGATATAGGAGGGGCTGGGGATGAGGTATCAAGGAAGAAGAAACAATGCAGAAGACAAGAAGAGGGAAGAGAGAAGAGGacgaccaaaaaacaaaaaacaaaaacatgatggaTAAAGATTTTTAAAAGGTGAAGGTGAATGAAGAAGTGGAttagaagaaaagataaaagataaaaagaataaGATGGAAAAAAGGGTGAGGAAAAGGGAGATCTGGGAAGAGGGAATAGGACAATTTAATATGCAATAGGGGAGAAGTTAAACACATCCCTTATTATacgtgaactgaaaaaaaaagtacttttgCCGGAAGAGTTTGTAAAAATTACTGTGTATAACAGCAGGCAAAGACGGACAACGATGGAACAGCCCAGCGGGACAAACCAAATTCCATCTCCATAATCACAGGCGCTTTGACCGAGACGTTGCAGTTCATTCGACACGTTAAACATTTTGgcccgtgggaggggggaaaattCGCTCAGGCAGGAAATGATAACCCCATGACGTGGGCTTTGTTGTAGTGTCAGATCATATTGAGTAGGCCCATCCATTACCCACAATTTACCTACTAAACTGCTCTAAAGCTCGTATAATCAAACCtgaacaaaaatagaaaacCTATTATATCTCGGGGAAAATCACAAAAAGATACAATAGATGAGGAgactgagagagagaaaaaagagggacAATGTCAAGAAAGACAAGTCCTATCAGAGAAAGAATGAATAAGACaaattgtacataatattaCTGGCAAACTGAAAGAGGGATAAAGAGGGAGTGAAAGAAAAAGACGCGGGAGATCTCAAATCTGTGAGAGAGATGTGAAGAgttgtgaggaaaaaaaaagagagaaaggaaagaggCTAtggatcataattattatatggaACGGCCTACTCTACTTTCCAAAGAATAGTTTCCCCGATCTCATGCATGGTTCAGTGCTTTAGATGGCCCATTTGTAATGCCCTCCTTCTTAAAAGCTcttttttgaatttctcttagaattgatATTTCTTAAGTGGTTTCTAAccatcttgcaaaaagttatattttcaaacccatctcaaacaaaactataccacctttttaacattttgactGCATTACTCTTATTTTTTCTgctgcttttgtttttactgtatCGCCTTCAtgcaagcagggaggtggaaatgGAAGTGGCATGCGCTTATCATACTacaatacctttaaaaaaatatatatccaCGTCTACGGGTCGTATTACAATTGGTATATAGCGTCTACGTGTTGAGTTATTCGCTTTAAAACGTTTTGTATATCGTGCTTTGGggaaatgattatcattgttaacACTATCATTGCCATAAATATCATTAGCTTTTATTgccattgttttgtttattgttttacCATCACTTTCATTGTTACTattgtcatcattgtcatcataataatcatcaacttcattaccattatcatcgtCGTCAACATCATAATCATTAGCATGATCTCCTcgtacattacaaaaaaaaaaaacttaatgaTTTCTAGATACCTAATACCTGTTGGCATTAGTGAGATCTTGGCGTGACAGTTACTAAAAATACCATCTTCGGGAATAACAAATAAGGTATTATGTACCAAGGCCCAGGGTAACTACATAAGCGTATAAAGCACTGTCTCTTTCAAAGGGCCCAGCCATACTTCTTATACCCTAACACCGCCGATTAAAAATGTACTTCCACATCTTCTACACATCACACTCTCATAAAAAggagctaaaaacaaaacaaaacaaggagtTTGCAGGGAGCAGGAATCTACATCTCCCTGCTCTAACTGAAGGAGGAGCCTATAGCCTCATCTTCTTCACCACGAAGTAATAAAACTGAACGCCAGTGGACAGTATTAGGGTGCGTTTACACCGAGCACAATAACGACAacggccatttttttttttttttttgcaaatggaATCATGTTtggttctgttaaaaaaaaagtcgccaAGAAAGTTattcttatgtcaaaatcaagagcaacGAAATCGCCAGTTGcaatttattttgtaacaagaTTATTAGTGGGGAGGTGATGGTAACAGAACCAGACACGGTTTCTTTTGACGCCccatagcaaaacaaaaataaaaccccgGGCCGTTGCCGTTGTCGTGCTCGGTGTAAATGGGCCTTTCAGTCAGTTTCATTTCGCGAAAACTCTGTGAGGCTTTGTAGGTATACGGGTTGCCATCATGGCTCAATAGCCGCACTCTTCAGCTCTAATTGCTTCATCTTCAAGATCCTTATTGTGCTCGCAAGTCGGGGACAAGGACTACTGATACTTGCATCTATGGCTATCCATGACCCTCTGGGGATCTTTTGGATGACAAAGAAAGACTCTTAAGAATCCTATACACAATATAAACTATCAGGACAATAAGGCTATAATCCTCTTACCTCATTTCGGTTTGCAATTTTTCTGAACACATATCAGGCAGAATTTGATCAGCAATACAATCATAATACGACAGCCACGGAACCAAAATAAGCTCGTTATACAGAACTAATGCGCGCCTTGAGAAAGGTTTACAAAAATATCAGGTGTTATCATCGCTGGATTCTATACAGTGGATGTCAATAATTTAGTGAAGGAACCATAACTGATATTTGGTGCATTTGTCCATAACAATCAAACCAACGTCGAAATTCATGGTATTCTGTcgtatatcatgtatatagaATACAACCGGTCGCAGGCATAGCGGGGTGGTCAAATGGTGAAAGTAAACCAAAATTGTACTGAAGATTCATTATCAATTTGTCAAATGGATACGTTCATAAGAGGTGAAATCGTCTTGGTTTGATTACGAGCAAGATTGTAACAATATCAAAGAAAATACGGGATAGTTGAATCTCCTCTTCACTCGCATCGTCTGAATCAACATATTGCTTCTTGATTGTGTCATGATGGTGCCAACTTTGTTAAGGTAGACAAGAGGGATGATAGTCTTTTCAAAACTTTAAAGAGGTCAATACTGTGAGAGAGGAAAGAATCGTGGAGGCTAAATATTGAAGGTCAGTGGCAATGCGGAATATTCATATAGGGGGAGTTTAAGAAAGTTTTAAAACCCTTCAACGGGACCAAACCGGAGCACCAGCCCAAGCCAACTCAGCTTGAATTGGGTTGAGTTCGAAAACTAGCAGGTGCATATGATAGAAGTCCAAATCGCCTGGGTGCTATACGTGATGGATTCCGGGCTCACCTTTGATCGCAGTCGCAATCGCTGAGGGTGTAGAGGCGGTGATTGAAAATGCTGAATCGGCTCTCCCAGCTGGAGATGGTGTACGGACAGTGGTCGTGCTCTCGGCAGCATTCGTCCGTCGATTTGTGCTCACCTAGATCATTGTAAGTGCTGCGAGGAAAAACAGAACACGTTGGGTTCCGTGACAAATACTATCAAGAAAATTGAACGTGCGGATCTTGCACTGAATATAATCATCCTGTATACTAACATATCAattcatagagagagagagatgggggggggggtcgaagAATGGCGAATCAAGCCCTACCAAGCGCCAcctcaattcagttcaaatcacttttttttttcaatgtcacaTAAATTCTGTCATCTGCAATAATTACAAAAACAAGTGCAATGTAATGTAAAGTATACTAACATACATTTGAAAGCAGAAACGTTGGCTTGGTATTGACCTCGGGGTACCTCTTCGTTCCCCAAAACAAATTACCGAACTTTGGTGAATGGGTACTTTGGTTCACAAATATATGCCGATGACTGGTTCCAAGTTTTATGTGATTATACGCCATTTTGCAATATTGTTGTAGCAAGAtctaggagagagagagagatagatagatagaaagagaggggttagagaaagagagggagagagaagaagaagaagaaggagaaaaggaaAATTAAAGGAAGAGAAGAGAATTGACAATGGCAGAGAAATATACTTTAAGAGAAGAAATGGGCAAAGAAAGTTACTTGAAAGTTGGAGGCTTATCTTTCCAAACTTACTCTGCAATATTTCCACTTCCACACCAGAGCGTTCCTGGAATGATGAATATACCTCGCCGATCTCTCGAGTTTCGATTTTCTCCCGCCATCTCCTCCTCCAACATGTCACCCTCATCTGCATCAAGAGCACCTGTAGTCACCACCTCCTCCCTGTCCTCAAATCCCATCCTCCCGTTGCTTGGTGTCAGCTGCTTCATCTCCATCAAACGCGCTTCGGTGGTTCTCTCCATATCCCGGCATTCTTTGCGCGCACCAGTCACATCCAGTAATGCGCGcaggggaggagggaggagggcGTTAGCCAACCCATAATTTGAAGGTAAGAGAAAGCACTGTCTTGACTCGCtagcattatatatatatctgaagTCAATGTTTGTACGAACGGATGCGTTTTGACCTGAACGCGCTCTTTTTCTTTGCCGTTTGGGAAGAAGCGTTTCCTGCAGCATATCAGATGTTGGAGCATATTTCGTCCAAAAGTGTTTCAGGAAATCTTGAACTTTTTCTTGAGACTTGGTCGACTTGCATTCCTTGAGATTAAACTCCGGATCGTACATACTGTGGACAAGATGGATTCCGTCCGTGGCTTGTCGGAGGATGATCTGCACTCCGTTCTCATCACCGACCTCCTGGTCGACTACCATCAAGTCCCCGTACCGTATAATGACGACTCGTTCTCCGAGCGACCGGGACACACCCACAAAGTTCCTTCGAAATGTGTCAGATGTGGTGGCATCCAGCCGCAGCATGGGAGCCAGGAGGACCATGGCTACCAGCCTCAGAGCCAGGGATGGTTTTCTGTGGCAGAACATACTTCAGCGAGTCCGAGCGCTGCAGGTCCCTGCTTCCCCACACCGACAACCAAAGAACTGTACCAGTCCTGCGGGTGAATCGAACCAGAGTCAGTCGACCGTCTGCGCGAGAACACCAGCAGAACAGCAGTAATTAATCTCGCGCTCCTGTTCAGGGCCTTTGTGAGATCACTATTTCATGGGCCAATAGCTGAATAGGATCGGGATGTCTCCATTTCACGTCCAGGATTTCTGGACTGCATTGCTTGTCTCCATTTTCAGACCTGATTCAAGCCATAAATGCTCAAGAGTTCTCTAAATGTAGTAAATCCCATCCAACCTCATTATGAGGGGGATCTGCACCGAGAAAAATTCAAACGAATCGACTTAAAATAAATCCTAAATACGTTaaattcttttgtgtgtgtatgttgtcaTAGCATCGAGTCAAGCTAttttgattcttcttttttggatttttttttttggtttttaatTGGTCGGTcttcagaaagaaaataaaaagaatttttttttcaaaaaaaaaaagatttttttttttcaacaaaaaaaaaaaaagcttgaatGTGCCCGATTGCCTTGAGCAAATTATCGTGTTTCCGTTTTGCGAgaatatatttgtgtttaaaaaaaaaaaaaaaaaaaactggatatttttttttttgtcaaatgagTCATAATGAAAGATTGACACATTtagtacaatgtttgtgtatagtgcattttgtctttgcatattgttttgttttgtttttgtaaatgtgaattttgtggCATTGAacgaaatttgaataaaaaaagagccCTGCTCAGATATTTATAGTGCTTACAACAAGCAGAAAACTTTTAAACGAAAAAGTAATTTATCGACTAAGCGCAGCGCACTCTTCGCTAGTTGTTGTTGAATTTAATCCCTTTCTCCAAGTACACAATTCGATGTACcctgaacaaaataaaacagaaccaaaaaaaaaaaaagatcggtaagagtgtgattttgttttgctaATTTGCCATATTAGTGCATGTACGAGTCTGTCTGTGAGAACGGAATGAGGTACACGTGGCTAAATAAAGAGAAATCCCTATCTCATACCACCTTCTTGAAACGATTCAATGAACAATTTGTGGAAGATGTTCTAAATATAATAATTCACTGAACACATAGTGAAATTTGTATTGAGTTTTAAAGAAGCTTTAAAGTGAAGTTTTAAAGAGAAAGTCTGTACAGGTGAGACTGTCAGACATGTGCTGAATGGGTTCATTGTACTATAACGCAACTATGATCGATAGCGCGACAACCGCCTTTTTACTTCTATTCTGAATGGAGGTGGGAGCTAGAACAGCTTCTTGGTTGACTGCCAAGGCTGACCGATTGCAATCTGTATTTTGTAAAGACAGGAATCGTTTACAATTCCATTTCCCTTCATGAATGCTGGCATCATTGTCAACTCTCATTTCATATGAACTTCTGCGTAAACAAACGTGTTGTTCACGTGGGTTTTTCTCATGTCAGTGAACCTACATGTAGTTCATGCGGTAAACCGGACAGGCATGGGATGACTTTGAGTTGAAGATTAGTGTGTGGTGTGTTGCCTTCTTTAGTCGATTGAAGACGCATGCCAATGGGATAATTATGTAATGATCATAATAGTTTTAGATTTGTTATGCCGACACAAACTGTGTGTGCTATGTCCAGTCGATATTGTCGTATTGAGGGTAACGACGCTGTATATAAAGTGGACGTCATTCAAACGCCCGCGCGGTAGGGCCTCTCTCGATGTGGTATCGATTGTATCGGCACCTGTGGACATCTCATGATGAGATCATGATAGGATAATGTCGATCACTCGTTGCCGGGATCGCGAGAATGTGCTGGCTATCTGCATTGATTGTACGGCGGAGATGGCTTTCCCGTTTCGCAATGTGGCAAATCCCAACCCACTCCCTCCGACCGCTCCCTCAGCGCAACCCTCGCCTGCCACTTTCATGAGAACCCAAataaaaatgtaggcctacaatctAAGTGTATTTATatagttcaaagttcaaagttcaaagtttatttcatttttcaacaaaaaacatatgtttcacttcattttgtaacagaaaataaggtaagtagaacatagtgaaataaaaagattataACGAGGACCtaaagtaatcatacattgtattgcaagaaagaaacataagtgatcaaagcgaaatacatgtataccgttgttttaaatgcgaaaaatggagggacccactaaaaagacagagcttgtagtatgtgggtCCCTCTGGAGAAGAACATGAACGAAAAGATCCTAAATTGAACCGTCGTATATACAAACAGataacaaagtggaagaagtctggaagcccactagaaattagattaacaaataaatacatttacatagaCGCGAACTAACATAAAACAGGACTAGACAGCAAGACAACTACTAAAGAAAAGGTTGTaaaggacaaaacgggatggacaagactgacgaactgaagacaaaatagcagacaagaACGCAAACAAGAGACAGAAACAGTaacagaacaacagaaacaacataaacataaacagcgatcttcggcagaagcatgccGAGAGAAACAGAAGATAGTTGCTGGGGAAAGCGAAATTTTGACGCCttgaagaaagacaagaaaatagaaaaaagagggatataTGAACCGAAGTAGCACACGGAGAGTCAGCTACTAGACTCTATGGGTAAAAAATGGCATAGATGACAACATTGCAAACCTCCAGGGGGGAAAATACCGTTAATTCTTCGAATAGGGGACAAAGTAAACAGGTTAGTATAAAAAAAAGCCAAAAGGTTAATTCAGTattgtagagtcatacgattgcaataaaaaagacttcagtctcctcttgagcATAGCAGAACTCAAATAGGATAGGGGCTAATGCCTCTTGACAGTTAAAATTGTAATCTCactatcaaaataaaacaacta
Above is a window of Diadema setosum chromosome 4, eeDiaSeto1, whole genome shotgun sequence DNA encoding:
- the LOC140227944 gene encoding uncharacterized protein; protein product: MVLLAPMLRLDATTSDTFRRNFVGVSRSLGERVVIIRYGDLMVVDQEVGDENGVQIILRQATDGIHLVHSMYDPEFNLKECKSTKSQEKVQDFLKHFWTKYAPTSDMLQETLLPKRQRKRARSGQNASVRTNIDFRYIYNASESRQCFLLPSNYGLANALLPPPLRALLDVTGARKECRDMERTTEARLMEMKQLTPSNGRMGFEDREEVVTTGALDADEGDMLEEEMAGENRNSRDRRGIFIIPGTLWCGSGNIADTYNDLGEHKSTDECCREHDHCPYTISSWESRFSIFNHRLYTLSDCDCDQRFRDCLLGVNTSVSRTVGSAYFNLLGCACFQLEEEERCVAWSWWSWDSCSRYQRIKRAIVKAIGPVLDFLS